The Microcystis aeruginosa NIES-843 sequence TCCCGCTTATTTTACTGCTCTTAAGGATTATTTAACCACGGGGAAAGCGGCAGTTTTGTTAATAGTATCGGACAGCGATCGAGTCGCATTAGAGTCTTTAATTAAAGAATATAATGGTGAACTTACTTACTATAAAACGCCAGAAGAAACCCAAAAAGGCAACAGTATCTTAGAATTTACTTGGAATCATACCACTCTCCATGCGCGTAGTTGTAACCCCAAGATAACTTATCTACAAGCTTTTTATTTTAATCTAGCTACGGTAGAGAAACTCCATAATTATTTTGGTGAGGAAATAATGATGCACCTAGAATTTTTGAAATTTCAAGGTAAAGTTATTCCCGCCGGTCTTCCCTTGCTAGAATTTACCACAGAAACTCGATTAAATGAGATTATTGCTATCTATGAACAACAGGGGGCAGCCATTGCCAATCCTCACACTTATATCATGGAAGATGGCGGCAGCAGACAGATTAATCCGCTACAACTAGAATTTAAACAACTCGTCGATCCCTACGGATTGAACAATCCGGGTAAAATGCGAGCATGGGTTGAAGCAAGGGGGTAGGGATTCGATTCAAGCTAAATTAAACAAGATAGTTCACCGCTAAGTAGTTGGACAAAAGTAAAGTTAACTGTGGGGTAAGGAGTCGGTCGTCAGAAGTCGGTCGTCAGGAGTCGGTCGTCAGGAGTCAGGAGTCGGTCGTCAGTAAGAATTGCGGCAATTTACATTTCTTAAGATAGACAACAGAATTTATGTCCGACTACTTACCAACGAATCACTAACCGCTAAAAAGGGAGTGGGGAAAACAAAACTCCCCGCTGCCCCCTGCCTATTCCCAGACTTGCCCCGATCCGATACAATTAAACGGTTGTCTTGGAAGAATTAATAGTGATCGAGCGTTATACTCTCCCTGCAATGGGGAATTTGTGGACGGATAGATATAAATATCAAACATGGCTAGAGGTAGAGATAGCCGTCTGTGAAGCGCAGGCAGAATTAGGCTATATTCCCGGGGATGCAGTGGAAGAAATTAAGGCAAAGGCTAATTTTAATCCTGATCGCATTTTAGAAATAGAAGCAGAAGTGCGCCACGATGTCATCGCCTTTTTAACAAATGTTAACGAGTATGTGGGCGAGCCGGGGCGTTATATTCATTTGGGTTTAACCAGTTCCGATGTACTAGATACTGCCCTGTCCTTACAATTAGTCGCCAGTTTAAACCTGATTCTAGAACAATTAGAAGATTTTATTCAAGCCCTGCGCTATCGCGCCCAAGAACACCGTTATACAGTCATGGTAGGACGTTCCCACGGCATTCACGCCGAACCGATCACCTTTGGCTTTAAACTAGCGGGATGGTTAGCGGAAGTGCTGCGGGGACGCGATCGTTTAATTCGCTTGCGCCAAGACATCGCCATCGGTAAGATATCCGGTGCAGTGGGAACCTATGCCAATATTGACCCGAAAATTGAGGCGTTAACCTGTCAGAAGTTAGGATTAGAACCGGATACCGCTTCCACTCAAGTGATATCGCGCGATCGACACGCCGATTATGTGCAACAATTAGCCTTATTAGCGGCTTCGATCGAACGTTTTGCCGTGGAGATTCGCAACCTGCAAAGAACCGATGTCCTAGAAGTGGAAGAATACTTTTCCAAAGGACAAAAAGGCTCCTCCGCTATGCCCCATAAACGTAATCCCATCCGTTCAGAACGCTTAACGGGAATGGCAAGAATTATCCGTAGTCATAGCGTTTCCGCCTTAGAAAATATCGCCCTCTGGCACGAAAGAGATATTTCCCATAGTTCCGTAGAACGGGTGATGCTGCCGGATGTTTGCATTTTGACCCACTTTATGCTGAAGGAAATCACCGATTTAGTCAAAAATCTGCTGGTGTATCCCGAAAACATGAAGCGAAATATGAATGTTTACGGTGGCGTGATTTTCAGTCAAAGAGTTCTTTTAACTTTGGTGAGTAAGGGAATTAGCCGGGAATCTGCCTATAAAATCGTCCAAGAAAACGCCCATCGCGCTTGGAACACCGATAACGGCAATTTTAAAGCTTTTATCAGCCAAGATGAGCGAGTTACCGGCATTTTATCCCCCGACGAGATCGAAAGTTGCTTTGATCCCCAGCAGCACTTGAATCATCTTAATAGCATCTACCAAAGGTTAGATATTTAAGGAGCGAATTAGGGAATAGAGAAGCGGGGGTGATCGAGATAGAGATGAAAATTTTATCGGTAGAAGACGATCAAGCGATTGGGCGATTACTTTCAGACACCCCCAGCGCCGATAACTATACCGTGGACGTGGCTGCGGACGGAAAAACTGACTGGGAAACGATCAAACGATAGGAGTAATATCTACTGGTGTTAGATAGAGGAGTAGGACGGTCTCAGGCTTTGTCGGTGGGGGAGGGTGTGGATTGTTCCTTCTAAGCGCATTAGTTGCCCGTGATGCTCCAATCTGTATCTGAAGAACAGTTATAATTCTTGGTTACTAATGTAATACCATTTTTCTAAATTCCTGACAGACATAGAGCTTCTAAAATCCAAGACCATCCCGTCAAATACCCGATCGTGTCATTGGATAGAGAATTTAAAAGATGGTAAAGTTTACTTCTTAAGTTATCAAGGGAGTTAAAATTGCCCCAGGCCAATAGGTTTTTCAAATATAGCCAAACTCTCTCAATTGGATTTACTTCTGGACAATAGGGAGGTTGATAAAATAGGATAATATTATCAGGTATTTCTAGGTCGGTCGCCGTATGTGCGGGAGCATTATCTAATTGAATAATATGTAATTCCTCAGAAAAAGCTTGAGAAAAAAGCGTTAAATATTGATTAAAACATTCCCCATCTAAATGAGAAAATTCATAGAAAAAACTGCTACCTGTTCGAGGTTCTATTAAACCATAGAGCCAGAGATATTGAAAATTATACTGAAAATTACCAAGGGGCTTTATGCCTTTAATTGTTATTTTATCTCTGACAATGGTATGACAGCCGAAGCGACTTTCATCTTGACACCAGAAGCGGACTTTTAAATATTGACTAACTTTTTCAGATTCCTTTTCTAGTAAAGCTTGTAGCTGTTCAGATAGATTATTTTGGAATATTTTTACTTCTCCTGGTAATTGTTTTAAATTTTGAGGTCGAGCCACTTTTAATTTAGCTTGTAATTCATTTCTTACGAGACGGTAAACAGTTATATAACTGGTGGGTATTTCTAAAATAATTGATACCCAAAAATGAATTTCTTTATAACTTTGAAATCCTTCTGGGTCTTTTAATTCATTCTGAATTAGAGCGGCTTCTTCCACTGAAATCTTTTTGGGTCTTCCCAGTTTTTCTGGTTCTGACAAGAGATTTTCTATCCCTCCTTCTCGATAACAACTTAACCAGCGATGAATAGTTCTTTCTGAGCGTCCTATTAACACGGCGAGATGACGAACCGTTTCTACCTCCTTAATTTTTAGTAGATACAGGGATTGTACTTTAGCAAAGTTTAAAGAGGTTACTTGTTGCTTCAACAAGGATTTTAAGTCTTCTACTGACTCAGCAACATTAATATTAGGGACTCCACTCATTGCCTTTTTACCACACAAACTATACCTTTACCAAGTATGACATACTTTTTGAAAAATGGTATAAGTTTGGGGAACACTATGAGCAACCAAAAATTAAAAAAAATAATTAATTATCATTTATCAAAAGTCCTCGAATATAATGCTTTTGAGCGTTTTGAAGGTGTCACTGACAAGAGTAGTTTTCTTAATATGATTGGTAATGATCCAGCTTTTGCTCCTTTTTTTCTTAATGATACTAAATACGTTACAGCAAGGATTGGAGGGAACCTAATTACTAGCCTCCACCGTAAACTTGGTGATATGTATGAGGAAATTTTTCAGACACTATTAGCAGATAAACTTAATATATCTTCGGAAGATTTATCTTATAGTCTTATGCTAAATATTGACAACAAATCACAGAAACGTTCTACCGATGGATTAATCAGCTACTCAAAATTATCTTTAGAGAATGCTAGACGTATTGAACAGTTAAAAACGGATAAAACAGCGATTGGGATGGCTTTTGAAGTACGTTCTTGCTATCAGATTGGTGACTCAAAACGCATACAGGCTGACCGAGACATGGCTCTAGCACTAAATAATAAAAAAATAGAACCAGTCATGATTATTTTTTGCTCATCTTCTTTGACCAGTCCTGTAAGGCGTCTAAGAGAATATTGGAAAGTCTACGAGGGGGACAATGCTTTTGAGTTTGTCAAACTGCTGACAGGGTTTGATTTACTCAGCTACTTCAAACAGGAAGATAAGTTAATACGAGAAATTATGGACAAGATTTTTGACATGATGTAGTCTTAAGCTTTTTTTACACAAATTGCTGTTTCATAGAGTTTCTTCTTACCTCCACGTTTCCGCAAAACAAGAATTTGCTCAACAGCAAAACCATTCTTTTCAAAAATTTTACCCAATAATATGTCAGTAAAAATATCAACGCCAGATAGTCTAGAATTGCCAACTATATATGCCCCTCTAAACTTTTTACTGGTAACTTTGGCAAGTTGAGCTATATGGTTATCCATCATATTAAAATATTTTATGGCGTAGTTACACATCAAGTTATTTTGTGGACGTAACTGGTTAACCATCGGCAAAAGTATATCAAAAATATGATCATTTGGGGCTACTTCAATCTCATAAAGCATTGACGTAGCCTTACCCCATGTGCCACCAATTGAGGCACAATCTAGATCGGCAGATTCAGAAGCCTGTGAGAAAACTTCCATAAAGAAAAGTTGTGGACGAGTAGTATGGACATAACTAAATCTATTAGGATAAGGAGGAGAAGTAATCACTCTATCTATTGTTTCTTCGACAAAACTAGATAATTGGGTACTATCACCTAGGTAAACTTTTATAGTTCCCCACTTGTCTCTTGTAGATAAATGTTTTAGATCAGTGATAATAGCTTCAAAGTTGTCACGGAAGTCTTTCCAAACCTTAATTTCACGGTTATGTTTATCATCAAAACTAATAGTAGGGTGATTTCGATGAATATTAGCGCAATCTAGAACCGAAGAACACAAAGCTAACCAATAAAGATGTTTATAGTTCTCATTCTCTATTTTCCAAACAGCCCGACGAATTAGAAGTAACTCTTTTAAAACTTCTTTTCTCCACCATCTAAATACATTGTGAATTGGTGGGATAGTTAATTGATATTTTTCCTCGGCAGTTTCTAAAGACAAATTCTTCGCTTCATCTAAAGTATCAAGAAGATAATTTTCAAAAGATTGAAAATGTTGAGTTAATTGTTCAAGATCAACTGCCCAAGTCAAGGCATATTCAGATGCAAGTTTTAGTAATGGATTCAACTCTATGCCTATAGCAAATAGTCCAAGTTTCTTAGCTTCTATTATCGTCGTACCTTTTCCTAAAAAGGGATCGCACAATACAGTTTTTGATGAACATTCTAAATATTCACATAGAAATCTAACTAATTCAGGAGCATAACTTGGCGTTAGTCTAAACCAACGATGAACAGGTTCATTAAGACCATTCAAGAAAGTAACATCCCCAAGTTTGGGTGTCAAAAAATTAAACCCTTCTTGAATGTATTGATCTGTGTAACTTGGTTCAAATAATTCAAGTTGGATCATCTGATTCTCCCTTGTGTTGATGGTTAGATTCTGTGTGATACTCGGCAAATCTTTCACAAACTAAATTGATTACTCTATCAGCATGAGTATAGGTTGCATATTAACTCATAATTTTGTCAGCATATAAAATGGTTTTAAGTTCATCGAGTGAGACTTGATAATATTGGGCAATTTTTTCAAGTAAAGTGGTATTTAGAAACAAAAGTCCATTCTCTAATTTACTTAAGACAGACTGATCCATATCTAAATCGGCCGCAACCTTCCTAACTAATTTAGCTTTAGACTCCCGAAGTTCTTTGATTCGTTTGCCAAAGGAACGATAGCCATCGCTTTTTGACATATTTTTTTCTTGATTAATTTTATTCAAGATATTACTGTATCATACTGTGTTCGCTTCAGTCCACAGTTGCTGGAAGTTTTGCCTGAGTGCGATGTCGAAGGCACTACCTAGCAGTACGCCGATTTTGTCGGGTGCGTTTCTTGCTGCAAATCCGACTAAGCAACTAATCGACGACAGGGAACGCACCCTATGCCATTTTTCTTTATTCGTGGCAGACATTCTACTCCTTTCTCCCTTTTTGGGAGAAGGGTTGGGGGTGAGGGAAATTAACCATCTCTGCCATTACTTTAGAAAAATGGTATTAGCAAGATCCTATTCACGTTTCATCAGGATTATCCTCTATATTGTTGACTTTCGTTAATTGTGGAAAAATATCTCGTACTGCCTCTTCAAATTTTTTGTAGGAAGATAAGGATTCTAATTTCGACAATGGGATGTTTGTACCAATCTGTGAATATAAATCGTCAATTTTTAGTTTATTTCGATAGCGTTTAGTAATACCTTCTCTGGCTTTATTGATGGCATTTTTAATCGTTTCTTTCGGATTGCTAAAAGATTCGGGTTCTTTATCGATTGCTAACTCACTATCACTTTTATTTGTACACAATTCTTTTTTTAGTAATTCTTTGTCTGCTAATATCCAGGCTTCAGTCATTTGTATTGGAACGATAGCAACTAAATTTTTACATAAGTCTCGCTCGTCTGATTTAATAGCATTAAAAGCCGGATTAATTCTTTCCTTAAATGCGTTTTTATCTGTTTTATCATCTGCGTCTGCATGGAAGCACAAAACCATTGCTCCCTTCTCCGCCGCTTGAATTGCGTATTTTTTAGCTTTTTCTCGGATATTTTCGCCAGAGATTTGTGGAAGACAAATTGGATCAAAAATTTTTATATCTTGTTCATCGTCAAAAGCAACTCTCTCGAAAGTGCG is a genomic window containing:
- the purB gene encoding adenylosuccinate lyase, which encodes MIERYTLPAMGNLWTDRYKYQTWLEVEIAVCEAQAELGYIPGDAVEEIKAKANFNPDRILEIEAEVRHDVIAFLTNVNEYVGEPGRYIHLGLTSSDVLDTALSLQLVASLNLILEQLEDFIQALRYRAQEHRYTVMVGRSHGIHAEPITFGFKLAGWLAEVLRGRDRLIRLRQDIAIGKISGAVGTYANIDPKIEALTCQKLGLEPDTASTQVISRDRHADYVQQLALLAASIERFAVEIRNLQRTDVLEVEEYFSKGQKGSSAMPHKRNPIRSERLTGMARIIRSHSVSALENIALWHERDISHSSVERVMLPDVCILTHFMLKEITDLVKNLLVYPENMKRNMNVYGGVIFSQRVLLTLVSKGISRESAYKIVQENAHRAWNTDNGNFKAFISQDERVTGILSPDEIESCFDPQQHLNHLNSIYQRLDI
- a CDS encoding IS630-like element ISMae27 family transposase, giving the protein MSGVPNINVAESVEDLKSLLKQQVTSLNFAKVQSLYLLKIKEVETVRHLAVLIGRSERTIHRWLSCYREGGIENLLSEPEKLGRPKKISVEEAALIQNELKDPEGFQSYKEIHFWVSIILEIPTSYITVYRLVRNELQAKLKVARPQNLKQLPGEVKIFQNNLSEQLQALLEKESEKVSQYLKVRFWCQDESRFGCHTIVRDKITIKGIKPLGNFQYNFQYLWLYGLIEPRTGSSFFYEFSHLDGECFNQYLTLFSQAFSEELHIIQLDNAPAHTATDLEIPDNIILFYQPPYCPEVNPIERVWLYLKNLLAWGNFNSLDNLRSKLYHLLNSLSNDTIGYLTGWSWILEALCLSGI
- a CDS encoding response regulator transcription factor, with translation MKILSVEDDQAIGRLLSDTPSADNYTVDVAADGKTDWETIKR
- a CDS encoding helix-turn-helix domain-containing protein: MSKSDGYRSFGKRIKELRESKAKLVRKVAADLDMDQSVLSKLENGLLFLNTTLLEKIAQYYQVSLDELKTILYADKIMS
- a CDS encoding DUF4276 family protein, which produces MAKKIKQIIIALATEGSSDHRFLPNIIQRTFERVAFDDEQDIKIFDPICLPQISGENIREKAKKYAIQAAEKGAMVLCFHADADDKTDKNAFKERINPAFNAIKSDERDLCKNLVAIVPIQMTEAWILADKELLKKELCTNKSDSELAIDKEPESFSNPKETIKNAINKAREGITKRYRNKLKIDDLYSQIGTNIPLSKLESLSSYKKFEEAVRDIFPQLTKVNNIEDNPDET